A stretch of the Pseudocalidococcus azoricus BACA0444 genome encodes the following:
- a CDS encoding plasmid pRiA4b ORF-3 family protein: MPKATSDIYQLKITIRDSKPPIWRRVQVKSSITLPKLHQLIQAIMAWEDYHLHHFMVGDRRSRDGGHIYFYQPPALFDDDFLKDDELNTFLDEGKFKLNQLLKAEKETIIYEYDFGDSWEHLITLEKILPPAPMPHPICIKAVRACPPEDCGGIWGYMGMLEVLKDTNHPEHKDIVEWLGGPGFDPVFVDLAAINSALKSIKT, encoded by the coding sequence ATGCCGAAAGCCACCAGCGACATTTACCAATTGAAGATCACGATCCGAGATAGTAAACCTCCCATTTGGCGGCGAGTTCAGGTGAAAAGTTCCATCACGCTACCTAAACTGCATCAACTTATTCAAGCCATCATGGCCTGGGAAGATTATCACCTGCATCACTTTATGGTTGGTGATCGCCGCAGTCGAGATGGGGGACACATTTATTTTTATCAGCCACCTGCTCTTTTTGATGATGATTTTTTGAAAGACGATGAACTGAACACCTTTTTAGATGAAGGCAAGTTCAAGTTAAACCAGTTACTCAAAGCCGAAAAAGAAACGATTATTTATGAATATGATTTTGGGGATAGTTGGGAACATTTGATAACGCTTGAAAAAATTCTGCCCCCGGCTCCCATGCCTCATCCCATCTGTATTAAAGCCGTGCGGGCCTGTCCTCCAGAAGATTGCGGTGGCATTTGGGGTTATATGGGGATGCTAGAGGTTCTGAAGGATACCAATCACCCGGAACATAAGGATATTGTCGAATGGTTAGGGGGGCCTGGTTTTGATCCGGTTTTTGTGGATTTAGCGGCCATTAACTCAGCCCTCAAAAGCATTAAGACCTAA
- a CDS encoding nucleotidyltransferase family protein: MKSITKLAGILNVILPKLDYTLFLQTCLLTGDAGEKAWQAWKQKNQEPLIAIKKQSQPYKRHLPLLYYGLIRNEIKISNTLQTVLRTAVMREQLRNKTYERILYQTLDVLHKVNIRPFLLKGSVTASIAYPHPSLRHCHDIDLFIRSMECKQAIMAFKQANLRLISSDVQQLDIELKHPSGLPVFIHRNLFANAVYNRVQNKMLVASKPLLIMNKEVNSLNFTDLLLHICGHAATSSSCQSLTWVYDAYFLLQQFPQIDWQNLLDNAKSAGFSLPLWVMLQYLQQSFQSPVPEAFLSELVEQVTSPTEEIFVLLKNSTGRHKSLRYLLKLTQNHYEKFWLIKELGPIVLARKIKHLIK; encoded by the coding sequence ATGAAATCTATTACAAAACTTGCTGGTATTTTAAATGTTATTTTGCCAAAGCTAGATTATACGCTCTTCTTACAAACATGTTTACTAACAGGAGATGCTGGAGAAAAAGCATGGCAGGCCTGGAAACAGAAAAATCAGGAACCACTCATAGCAATTAAAAAGCAATCACAGCCCTACAAGAGACATTTGCCATTACTCTATTATGGGTTAATAAGAAATGAGATTAAAATCTCTAATACACTACAAACTGTCTTACGTACAGCAGTAATGCGTGAACAACTGAGAAATAAAACCTATGAAAGAATTTTATATCAAACCTTAGATGTTTTGCATAAAGTAAATATACGGCCATTCTTATTAAAGGGTTCTGTAACTGCATCAATTGCATATCCACATCCAAGCTTAAGACACTGTCATGATATTGATTTATTCATTCGATCTATGGAATGTAAACAAGCAATTATGGCTTTTAAACAAGCTAACTTAAGGTTGATTAGTTCAGATGTTCAACAGCTTGATATTGAGTTAAAACACCCATCGGGCCTTCCGGTCTTCATTCATCGTAACCTATTTGCTAACGCAGTCTATAACAGGGTACAAAATAAAATGTTAGTGGCTAGTAAGCCTCTATTAATCATGAACAAAGAAGTTAATAGTCTTAATTTTACAGATTTGTTGCTACATATATGTGGGCACGCAGCTACTTCATCTAGTTGTCAATCCCTAACATGGGTTTATGATGCATACTTTTTACTTCAGCAATTTCCTCAAATTGATTGGCAAAATTTACTGGATAATGCTAAGTCTGCCGGGTTTTCACTCCCACTTTGGGTAATGTTGCAATATTTACAACAGTCTTTCCAGTCCCCGGTTCCCGAAGCATTTTTATCTGAATTAGTAGAACAAGTTACATCCCCAACAGAAGAGATTTTCGTATTATTGAAAAACTCTACAGGACGGCATAAGAGCTTAAGATATTTATTAAAACTAACTCAAAATCATTATGAAAAATTCTGGCTTATTAAAGAACTTGGACCAATAGTATTAGCAAGAAAAATTAAGCATCTAATAAAATGA
- a CDS encoding PqqD family protein codes for MSILLKQLKSNQAEIAAQVLDGELIIINLSDGVYYSMDAIGADVWVLLEQGYSLSEISQTLSVAYNIPQNTIEDDLQDLGQQLISENLVRVSEQDLTTQSSLPQLETIRDSYRSPILNIYRDMADMLALDPPMPDLKEVPWK; via the coding sequence ATGTCGATTCTATTAAAACAACTTAAATCCAATCAAGCTGAAATAGCTGCACAAGTGTTAGATGGTGAGTTGATTATTATTAATTTATCGGATGGTGTCTACTATAGCATGGATGCAATTGGTGCAGACGTTTGGGTTTTGTTAGAGCAGGGTTACAGTTTATCGGAAATTAGTCAGACTCTCAGTGTGGCTTATAACATCCCCCAAAATACTATCGAAGATGATCTACAAGACCTAGGTCAACAACTGATTTCAGAAAACCTGGTAAGAGTATCAGAGCAAGATTTAACTACGCAATCTAGCCTGCCTCAATTAGAGACTATTCGAGACTCTTATCGCTCGCCGATCTTAAATATTTATCGAGATATGGCTGATATGCTGGCACTGGATCCACCGATGCCTGATCTTAAAGAAGTCCCTTGGAAATAG
- a CDS encoding IctB family putative bicarbonate transporter produces MTLWQQITLSTIPWSQWRQKSLLGQWIGLIQAWQRGSILWPWVQGLGGALAGLILILAPFVPSGMIGVVLLAGVLFWGLWTVSTAPENRFTPIHALVALYWSIAVVATAFSPVKAAAFQGLIKLSLYMGFFALAERVMRSPKWRSGLITIYLLTALVVSIYGVRQWIFGADALATWTDPQSELANTTRVYSYLGNPNLLAGYLLPAIPLSLAAVFAWRGWLPKLLGGVMLGLNTSSLIFTFSRGGWLGLVVSLSTLSLLLLYWLLPRLPRIWQFWAFPALLGGLAVLVVAAIILVPAIRGRVLSIFAERSDSSNNFRINVWAAVQEMIRDRPILGIGPGNEAFNKVYPLYQRPGFTALSAYSIFLELLVEAGAIGFAAFVWFLLTTLTRGWQTLNHLREMRHPDGFWLMAALATMLGMLTHGLVDTIWYRPEVATLWWLMIAVVASYPAFSQARPLTNPDAEV; encoded by the coding sequence ATGACCCTCTGGCAGCAGATTACCCTCAGTACAATTCCCTGGTCACAGTGGCGGCAAAAAAGTCTCTTGGGGCAGTGGATAGGACTGATCCAGGCCTGGCAGCGGGGGAGTATTTTATGGCCCTGGGTGCAGGGATTAGGGGGGGCACTGGCCGGCCTGATTTTAATTCTGGCCCCCTTTGTCCCCAGTGGGATGATCGGTGTTGTCCTCTTGGCCGGGGTGCTGTTTTGGGGGCTGTGGACAGTCAGCACTGCACCGGAAAACCGCTTTACCCCGATTCATGCCTTGGTGGCTCTCTACTGGTCTATTGCCGTTGTGGCCACAGCCTTTTCCCCCGTTAAAGCCGCTGCTTTTCAAGGACTGATTAAACTGAGTCTCTACATGGGCTTTTTTGCCTTAGCCGAACGGGTGATGCGCTCTCCCAAATGGCGGTCGGGGTTGATCACGATCTATCTCTTAACTGCGTTGGTTGTCAGTATTTATGGGGTGAGGCAATGGATTTTCGGGGCCGATGCCTTAGCCACTTGGACAGACCCCCAATCTGAACTGGCCAACACCACGCGGGTGTATAGCTATCTGGGCAATCCTAATCTCCTCGCCGGGTATTTATTACCAGCTATTCCCCTCAGTTTAGCGGCGGTCTTTGCTTGGCGGGGCTGGCTGCCAAAGCTCTTGGGGGGGGTGATGTTGGGGCTAAATACCAGTAGTTTGATTTTTACCTTTAGTCGCGGTGGTTGGCTGGGCCTAGTGGTTAGTTTGAGCACCCTCTCTCTGTTGTTGCTCTACTGGTTGTTACCCCGCCTGCCTCGGATTTGGCAATTTTGGGCTTTTCCGGCGTTACTGGGGGGCCTGGCGGTGTTGGTGGTAGCTGCAATAATTCTTGTCCCAGCAATTCGGGGGCGGGTCTTAAGTATTTTTGCCGAGCGCAGTGATAGCAGTAACAATTTCCGGATCAATGTTTGGGCCGCTGTCCAGGAAATGATCCGCGACCGCCCAATTTTGGGGATTGGCCCGGGAAATGAGGCCTTTAACAAAGTTTATCCCCTCTACCAACGGCCTGGGTTTACGGCTCTGAGCGCGTACTCCATTTTCTTGGAACTCCTGGTGGAAGCGGGGGCGATTGGGTTTGCGGCATTTGTCTGGTTTTTGCTGACAACCTTGACCCGGGGCTGGCAGACCCTCAATCATCTGCGGGAGATGCGTCATCCTGATGGTTTTTGGTTAATGGCGGCCCTGGCAACCATGTTGGGGATGTTGACCCATGGCCTGGTGGATACGATTTGGTACCGCCCGGAAGTCGCGACCCTCTGGTGGTTGATGATTGCCGTGGTGGCCAGTTATCCAGCCTTTTCCCAGGCCCGGCCCCTGACGAATCCTGATGCAGAAGTTTGA
- a CDS encoding glycosyltransferase family 2 protein encodes MSPIVSCIIPTFNSGSYLDEAIESILNQTWRPLEIIIADDSSTDNTREIALSYSASISFYSQPTSGPAATRNLGLSHAQGEFIAFLDADDLWHPEKLTRQMTAFCNDAELSLCITYVERFWSESLNCEKIYFANHSRSQPIPGYATPSLLAKRTAFELIGNFDTNLWFTDATEWFIRARVAGLKLAIVTDVLTYHRMHQKNLTRRHSLESKQEFLKIVKTNLDNQRKI; translated from the coding sequence ATGAGTCCAATAGTTAGCTGTATTATTCCTACTTTTAATTCCGGCAGCTATCTAGATGAAGCGATTGAAAGTATTCTCAATCAAACCTGGCGGCCACTAGAAATTATTATCGCTGATGATAGCTCTACGGATAATACTCGAGAAATTGCTCTTAGTTACTCTGCGTCCATCAGCTTTTACTCACAACCTACCTCTGGACCGGCTGCTACTCGAAATTTAGGACTCAGCCATGCCCAGGGTGAATTTATCGCTTTTTTAGATGCGGATGACCTATGGCATCCTGAAAAACTAACTCGGCAGATGACTGCATTTTGTAATGACGCAGAGCTAAGTCTTTGTATTACTTATGTTGAGCGATTTTGGTCAGAGTCTTTAAATTGTGAGAAGATTTATTTTGCGAATCATTCACGCTCACAACCCATTCCCGGTTATGCAACTCCAAGTCTCTTGGCTAAACGCACAGCTTTTGAATTGATTGGTAACTTTGATACTAACTTATGGTTTACTGACGCAACCGAGTGGTTTATCCGGGCCAGAGTAGCTGGACTAAAGCTTGCTATTGTAACTGATGTCCTCACGTATCATCGAATGCATCAGAAAAATTTAACCCGGCGACATTCATTAGAGAGTAAACAGGAATTCCTCAAAATTGTTAAAACGAACTTAGATAATCAGAGAAAAATATGA
- a CDS encoding NAD+ synthase, which yields MSITLALAQLNPITGDLEGNAQKILAAAQASQQQGANILITSELALCGYPPRDLLLDRSFCQACEKNLHTLSRELPPNLTAIIGTIAPNPDANIGAKPLLNVGVVIQNRQIIDQFAKRLLPTYDVFDEDRYFASGHQAHILTFQQGEQTIRLGLTICEDIWNDEEFLGKRLYPTNPIAELASAEAQLIINLSASPFTVSKPSFRQALLAHTVQRYGCPVIYVNQVGGNDDLIFDGHSFALNHQAQLVAQAPGFQTSLDYVTWSEGKLSGRSEILANSLGDDHQQIWAALVLGIQDYAEKCGFRQAVIGLSGGIDSALVAALATAALGPENVLGILMPSPYSSDHSLRDARQLVTNLGIDQHTIPIANLMQGYDQALEDLFTNTQPGVAEENIQARIRGNLLMAVANKFGYLLISTGNKSELAVGYCTLYGDMSGGLAAIADVPKTLVYELCHWLNHQAQAGYTAPNFPFTAPEVIPQNILIKPPSAELKPGQLDQDSLPAYEILDDILQRFIDRHESTAEMIAAGHDPAIVTQVQQMVTRAEFKRHQAAPGLKITSRAFGTGWRMPIAAKRKFVS from the coding sequence ATGTCTATTACCTTGGCATTAGCACAGCTAAACCCAATTACTGGGGACTTGGAGGGGAACGCCCAAAAAATCCTAGCCGCCGCCCAGGCCAGTCAGCAACAGGGAGCCAATATTCTCATTACCTCAGAACTGGCCCTCTGTGGATATCCACCCCGAGACTTGCTGTTAGACCGCAGCTTCTGCCAGGCCTGTGAAAAAAACCTCCACACCCTGAGCCGAGAACTTCCCCCCAACCTCACTGCAATCATCGGCACTATTGCCCCCAACCCCGATGCCAATATTGGTGCAAAACCACTGTTAAATGTCGGCGTAGTCATTCAAAATCGTCAGATCATTGATCAATTTGCCAAACGCTTGCTCCCCACCTACGACGTATTTGATGAAGATCGCTACTTTGCCAGTGGCCACCAAGCCCATATCTTGACCTTCCAACAGGGAGAACAAACCATCCGCCTCGGCCTAACCATTTGTGAAGATATTTGGAACGATGAGGAATTTTTAGGGAAACGGCTTTATCCCACCAACCCCATAGCCGAGTTAGCCAGTGCCGAAGCCCAACTGATCATCAATCTTTCCGCCTCCCCCTTTACAGTGTCTAAACCTAGCTTTCGCCAGGCCCTGCTCGCGCATACGGTTCAGCGTTATGGTTGCCCTGTGATTTATGTCAATCAAGTCGGTGGCAATGACGATTTAATTTTTGATGGCCATAGTTTTGCCCTCAATCACCAGGCCCAGCTTGTGGCCCAGGCCCCCGGCTTTCAGACCAGTTTGGATTATGTTACTTGGTCAGAGGGAAAGCTATCAGGACGCAGTGAAATCTTAGCCAATTCCCTCGGGGATGACCATCAGCAAATTTGGGCCGCCCTGGTTTTAGGGATTCAAGACTATGCCGAAAAATGTGGCTTTAGGCAGGCTGTCATTGGTCTGAGTGGCGGGATTGACTCGGCTTTGGTGGCGGCTTTAGCAACGGCGGCATTGGGGCCGGAAAATGTCCTTGGTATTCTCATGCCCTCCCCCTACAGTTCTGATCATTCTCTGCGCGATGCCCGTCAACTGGTGACAAATTTAGGCATTGACCAACACACCATTCCGATTGCCAACCTGATGCAAGGATATGACCAGGCCTTGGAGGACTTATTTACTAATACTCAACCCGGAGTTGCGGAAGAAAACATTCAAGCCCGGATCCGCGGGAATTTATTGATGGCGGTGGCGAATAAGTTTGGTTACTTACTCATTTCTACGGGCAACAAATCCGAATTGGCTGTGGGCTACTGTACCCTCTATGGCGATATGAGTGGGGGCCTGGCCGCAATTGCCGATGTGCCGAAAACCCTGGTCTATGAACTGTGTCATTGGCTGAACCACCAGGCCCAGGCCGGATATACTGCCCCAAATTTTCCCTTTACGGCCCCTGAAGTAATTCCCCAAAATATCCTCATCAAGCCCCCCAGTGCGGAACTCAAACCTGGCCAACTGGATCAAGACTCTCTGCCAGCCTATGAGATTTTGGATGATATTCTCCAGCGGTTCATTGATCGCCATGAATCTACAGCGGAAATGATTGCAGCCGGCCATGATCCAGCAATTGTCACCCAAGTTCAGCAAATGGTCACGCGGGCCGAATTTAAGCGTCATCAAGCTGCCCCCGGCCTGAAAATTACCAGTCGCGCCTTTGGAACAGGCTGGCGGATGCCCATTGCTGCGAAACGTAAATTTGTGTCCTAA
- the rpsT gene encoding 30S ribosomal protein S20 has product MANIKSAIKRVEIAERNRLENKAYKSVVKTMTKQYLQAVQTYTSEPTPEALATVQAKMSIAYSKIDKAVKRGVLHQNTGARKKARLARILSKATTTA; this is encoded by the coding sequence GTGGCTAATATCAAATCTGCCATCAAGCGTGTCGAAATTGCCGAGCGCAACCGCCTGGAAAATAAGGCCTATAAGTCAGTTGTCAAAACCATGACCAAACAGTACCTCCAGGCCGTCCAAACCTATACTAGCGAACCCACCCCAGAAGCCCTTGCCACGGTTCAAGCAAAAATGTCCATCGCCTACAGCAAAATTGATAAGGCGGTTAAACGGGGCGTGTTGCATCAGAATACTGGAGCCCGGAAAAAAGCTCGTTTAGCCCGGATTCTCAGCAAAGCCACAACCACTGCTTAA
- a CDS encoding glycosyltransferase family 4 protein: MKILFFSAHFWPYIAGGQIMGAQLVKGLQRNGHEVTVVTAHDTLALPDKEKFFEVPLYRFRFWHAVRDRNAELIFKLRQDLYDLKKSLAPDLVHMSSISPIDLFHWHTVRAAPVPTLLTIQGSMPTWGSGTESIAIQTLNSADWICACSTATLDEAIRLSPTIQSRTSIIHNGKEPTDIVPAPLPSNPPHIICIGRLEQEKGFDLAINAFARVLKIFPTSRLTLVGDGSKRKELATQTQKLGISERVFFRGWVAPEQIPDLMNSATIVLVPSRREAFGLVALEAALLARPVIASAVGGLPEVIVNRESGILVPIENSQALAQAVIDLLQQPETMIRLGKFARQHAIDHFSFDRYLKNHVILYKKLIK; encoded by the coding sequence ATGAAAATTCTCTTTTTTAGTGCCCACTTTTGGCCTTATATCGCCGGTGGTCAAATTATGGGTGCTCAGCTAGTTAAAGGATTACAACGAAACGGCCATGAGGTCACGGTTGTCACAGCCCATGATACGTTGGCACTACCTGATAAAGAAAAATTTTTTGAAGTTCCCTTATATCGATTTAGGTTTTGGCACGCGGTAAGAGACCGTAATGCCGAGCTAATTTTTAAGCTCCGGCAAGACCTTTATGATTTGAAAAAGTCTCTGGCCCCTGATTTAGTTCACATGAGTAGCATTTCACCAATAGATTTATTTCATTGGCACACGGTCAGAGCCGCCCCAGTTCCAACCCTCCTCACCATTCAAGGATCGATGCCAACATGGGGTTCAGGAACAGAAAGTATTGCGATTCAAACCCTCAATAGTGCTGACTGGATCTGCGCTTGTTCTACCGCAACTTTAGATGAGGCTATTCGCTTAAGTCCGACGATTCAATCCCGTACATCTATCATTCATAATGGCAAAGAACCAACAGATATTGTTCCCGCTCCCCTACCCAGCAATCCGCCGCACATCATTTGTATTGGGCGTTTAGAGCAAGAAAAAGGGTTTGATCTGGCCATTAATGCCTTTGCTAGAGTTTTAAAAATCTTCCCTACTAGTCGTCTTACGCTAGTTGGAGATGGAAGTAAACGAAAAGAATTAGCCACTCAGACCCAAAAGTTAGGAATCTCCGAACGAGTTTTTTTTAGAGGTTGGGTTGCCCCTGAACAGATACCTGACTTAATGAACAGTGCAACCATTGTGTTGGTTCCCTCTCGGCGTGAGGCCTTTGGCCTGGTAGCCTTGGAAGCAGCCTTGTTAGCTCGCCCAGTTATTGCCAGTGCTGTAGGTGGTTTACCCGAAGTCATAGTTAATCGAGAAAGTGGAATTCTAGTCCCAATAGAAAATAGCCAGGCTCTAGCCCAAGCCGTAATAGACTTACTTCAACAGCCTGAAACAATGATCCGCCTGGGTAAATTTGCCCGCCAGCACGCCATCGATCATTTTAGTTTTGATCGTTATCTAAAAAACCATGTTATTTTATATAAGAAACTAATCAAGTAA
- a CDS encoding glycosyltransferase family 4 protein, with protein sequence MNPKILFWTQLFWPYIGGVEVLSSHFLREIKCLGYNIIVVTSHGSLSLPNQEEWEGITIHRFPFLRTLETRDIATIFAIKQRLIALKQQFQPDLIHINLSDPSLFFHLSTASSPAIPTLISAKISFGRTPLTSDRLLYKALESAHWVTANSQAILTELHQLFPPLVKNSSLIYNGLKIPPLAPTPLIATPPKLLCLGRVVPEKGFDLVIYALREVIKAHPDTRLMIAGDGPQRPALERQVTLLGLTDRVEFLGWIKPEDVAALINRSTLVLMPSRWEEAFGLVALEAAMQARPVIASRVGGLPEVVMDGEGGIVVEKNNPQALATAICTLLSNLPQAKMMGERARTRAAEIFGWERYVWAYDALYRQLCRSKFQP encoded by the coding sequence ATGAATCCCAAAATCCTTTTTTGGACGCAGTTATTCTGGCCTTATATTGGCGGCGTTGAAGTTCTCAGTTCACATTTTTTGAGAGAAATAAAGTGCTTAGGGTATAACATTATAGTTGTTACATCCCATGGAAGTCTAAGTTTACCCAATCAAGAGGAATGGGAAGGGATCACGATTCATAGATTCCCTTTTTTAAGGACTCTGGAAACTAGAGATATTGCTACTATCTTTGCGATCAAACAGCGGTTGATCGCATTAAAGCAACAATTCCAGCCTGATCTAATCCATATCAACTTAAGTGACCCCAGTCTTTTCTTTCATTTATCCACTGCGTCAAGTCCAGCGATTCCCACGCTAATTTCAGCCAAAATTTCTTTTGGGCGCACACCCTTGACATCTGATAGGCTTCTCTATAAGGCCCTAGAATCTGCTCATTGGGTTACGGCTAATTCCCAGGCCATTTTGACAGAATTACACCAGCTATTTCCGCCTCTGGTCAAAAATTCTTCTCTTATTTACAATGGCTTAAAAATACCTCCACTCGCACCCACACCCCTGATTGCCACTCCCCCAAAACTCCTTTGTTTGGGCCGAGTGGTTCCAGAAAAGGGATTTGATTTAGTGATTTATGCGCTGAGAGAGGTTATTAAAGCTCATCCCGACACTCGTTTAATGATTGCTGGAGATGGCCCCCAACGCCCGGCCCTAGAACGTCAAGTTACCCTGCTTGGGCTAACAGATAGGGTCGAGTTTCTTGGCTGGATTAAACCGGAGGATGTGGCTGCCTTGATCAATCGTTCTACCTTAGTGTTGATGCCATCACGCTGGGAAGAGGCTTTTGGGTTAGTTGCTCTAGAAGCAGCTATGCAGGCTAGACCAGTGATTGCCAGCCGTGTAGGGGGGCTACCTGAAGTTGTTATGGATGGTGAGGGAGGTATTGTTGTCGAGAAAAATAATCCCCAGGCTTTGGCTACAGCTATTTGTACTCTTCTTAGTAATTTGCCCCAGGCAAAAATGATGGGAGAGCGAGCCAGAACCAGGGCGGCAGAAATCTTTGGTTGGGAACGCTATGTCTGGGCTTATGATGCACTGTATCGTCAACTTTGTCGGTCTAAATTTCAACCCTAA
- a CDS encoding TatD family hydrolase, protein MLPPLVDTHVHLNFDAFTPDLAEIAQRWRDAGVVALVHSCVEPSEFAAIQAIAHQFPEVHFAVGLHPLDADQWQPDYQAQIQELASSDPKVVAIGEIGLDFFKADNVERQTQAFWSQLEIAQALNLPVIIHCRDAAAQMRSLLEKFWQTQGAVKGVMHCWGGTPEETQWFLDLGFYISFSGTVTFKNAHSIKASAQMVSEDRLLIETDCPFLAPVPKRGEKRNEPSYVQYVAQQVAELRNISVMELGQQTTQNAAKLFGLEIKLN, encoded by the coding sequence ATGTTACCGCCATTGGTTGATACCCATGTTCACCTGAATTTTGACGCGTTTACTCCTGATTTAGCGGAAATTGCTCAACGCTGGCGAGATGCGGGAGTTGTTGCTTTAGTCCATTCCTGTGTCGAACCGAGTGAATTTGCCGCAATCCAGGCCATTGCCCACCAGTTTCCCGAAGTTCATTTTGCGGTGGGACTCCATCCCCTTGATGCGGATCAGTGGCAACCAGACTATCAAGCCCAAATTCAAGAGTTAGCTAGTTCCGATCCCAAAGTGGTGGCCATTGGCGAGATCGGCCTGGATTTTTTCAAGGCTGATAATGTGGAGCGGCAAACCCAGGCCTTTTGGAGCCAGTTGGAAATTGCCCAGGCCCTGAACTTACCGGTGATCATTCACTGTCGGGATGCAGCCGCTCAAATGCGCTCACTTCTGGAAAAATTCTGGCAAACCCAAGGGGCCGTTAAGGGGGTAATGCATTGCTGGGGCGGCACACCAGAAGAAACTCAGTGGTTCTTAGATTTAGGCTTTTATATCAGTTTCAGCGGCACAGTCACGTTCAAAAATGCCCACAGCATCAAAGCCTCAGCCCAAATGGTATCGGAAGATCGCCTCTTAATTGAAACCGATTGTCCCTTCTTAGCCCCTGTTCCTAAACGCGGTGAAAAACGCAACGAACCCAGCTATGTTCAATATGTCGCCCAGCAGGTTGCGGAGTTACGGAATATCTCGGTGATGGAATTGGGGCAACAAACAACTCAGAATGCGGCAAAACTCTTTGGACTGGAGATTAAACTAAATTAG
- a CDS encoding glycosyltransferase family 4 protein, whose amino-acid sequence MSQSTTFILLTTDFKPLVGGISEYLHQLFQEIAEYYPVEVWTTVETLPDQRSAYLRKQLPYLRELMSEQERERFQNLNSGQYIYLLKKYNAQQLQSILKRENLAKIEVFIGVWNLIASCWCQTLRQVGLRYSIFAYGTELISPQYLSVDRWRRTDFQQAKTIYACSQGTAHLVTQVMQTEIPINVVNPGINPDLVLQNFSTAICSWQPQLNIKTHCNQLTLLTVARLVPHKGIDLVLASMATLTAEFPNLGYWIAGNGPDQNRLQQLCQVYSLEDYVYFLGEVDELEKQALYKACDIFIMPSQSHKHQEWEGFGIVFLEAALAGKPCIGSNQGGISDAIVDNVTGFLVEAENVEAISQAIRCLLLNPNLRAEFGRQGLARVRETFTWKIIAQNFIRLHQIEVS is encoded by the coding sequence GTGTCACAATCAACAACATTTATTCTCTTGACCACAGATTTCAAGCCTCTAGTTGGTGGAATTTCCGAGTATCTCCATCAACTTTTTCAAGAAATAGCTGAGTATTATCCTGTTGAAGTTTGGACAACTGTTGAGACCCTACCTGATCAACGCTCGGCTTATCTACGTAAGCAACTGCCATATCTCCGGGAATTAATGTCGGAGCAAGAGCGAGAAAGATTCCAAAATCTTAATTCTGGTCAATATATTTATCTATTAAAGAAGTACAATGCTCAACAATTGCAGTCAATTCTTAAAAGGGAAAATTTAGCAAAAATTGAAGTATTTATTGGTGTTTGGAATCTTATTGCATCTTGTTGGTGTCAGACTTTACGTCAAGTTGGCCTGCGTTACTCGATCTTTGCCTATGGCACTGAGTTAATCTCTCCCCAATATCTAAGTGTAGATCGCTGGCGTAGGACAGATTTTCAACAGGCAAAGACAATTTACGCTTGTAGTCAGGGAACTGCCCACTTAGTTACTCAAGTGATGCAAACAGAAATTCCTATAAATGTAGTGAATCCGGGTATTAACCCCGATCTAGTTCTACAAAATTTCTCGACAGCTATCTGTTCTTGGCAACCTCAACTCAATATCAAAACTCATTGTAATCAACTAACTCTGCTAACTGTAGCTCGCCTGGTTCCCCATAAAGGTATAGATTTAGTTCTAGCAAGTATGGCAACCTTGACAGCTGAGTTTCCTAATCTTGGCTATTGGATTGCAGGCAATGGTCCAGATCAGAATCGCCTACAACAGTTGTGTCAAGTCTATTCCCTAGAAGATTACGTCTATTTCCTAGGAGAAGTGGATGAACTAGAGAAGCAGGCTCTTTACAAAGCTTGTGATATTTTTATTATGCCTAGCCAGAGTCATAAGCATCAAGAATGGGAAGGTTTTGGGATTGTCTTTTTAGAAGCAGCATTAGCTGGGAAACCATGTATTGGGAGTAATCAGGGAGGTATTTCCGACGCAATTGTGGATAATGTGACGGGATTTTTAGTTGAGGCTGAAAATGTTGAAGCGATAAGCCAAGCAATTCGCTGTCTCTTACTCAACCCAAACTTAAGGGCCGAATTTGGCCGTCAAGGACTGGCTCGGGTTAGAGAAACTTTTACATGGAAAATCATAGCTCAAAATTTTATACGTTTGCACCAAATAGAGGTAAGTTAG